The genomic interval CCGCCATTCTTCGGCCAGACACGGTAATCATGCTTGAGCCTTATTTGGGATTTCGGCATTTCTTTCGGCATGCCTATACCTTTGAAATTGACTGGAATAAGCTGCAGCCGTTGATTACGCATGTAGCGGTTGTTTTGAAACAGGTCAGAGCAGATATCTCGGCATTTTTTGAAGCGCAATTAAATCCCGGAGCGCGTGGAAAGGAATTCTGAGCGATGGGGCCTTGAAGGACCGCCTGGACGTTTCAGCCCGATGGTGGCTCACATAGCCTCCGCTGTTACGCGGGCGCGCAGGCGGCGGGCGGCTTCCACCATGTGGCGCAGGGCGGGCTCGACTTCGGCCCAACGGCGCGTTTTGAGCCCACAGTCGGGGTTGACCCACAACCGCTCGGCCGGGATCACCTCCAGCGCCCGTTCCAGCAGCGTCTCGATCTCTTCCACCGACGGCACGCGCGGCGAGTGGATGTCGTACACACCGGGACCGATGGCGTTCGGGTAGCGGAAGCGCCGGAAGGCCTCCAGCAACGCCATGCGCGAGCGCGCCGCCTCGATGGAGATCACGTCGGCGTCGAGCGCGGCAATGGCCTCCAGGATGTCCTCGAAGTCGGCATAGCACATGTGCGTGTGGATCTGGGTCTCGTCGCGCACGACGCAGGAGGCAAGGCGGAAGCATTCGACGGCCCATTTGAGGTAGGCAGGCCGTTCGCGGCGACGCAGCGGCAGCCCTTCGCGCAGGGCCGGTTCGTCGATCTGGATGACGGCGATACCGGCGGCTTCGAGGTCGGCCACCTCGTCGCGGAGTGCCAGCGCGATCTGGCGGCAGGTGTCGGCCCGGGGCTGGTCGTCGCGCACGAAGGACCACTGCAGGATCGTCACGGGGCCGGTCAGGATGCCTTTGACCGGGCGTGCGGTGCAGCGTTGCGCAAAGGTAGTCCAGCGTACGGTCATGGGGCCGCGCCGCGCCACGTCGCCGTAGAGAATGGGCGGGCGCACGCAGCGCGTGCCGTAGCTCTGCACCCAGCCGTTGCGCGTGACCAGAAAGCCCTGAAGCTGCTCGGCGAAGTACTCCACCATGTCGGAGCGTTCGGGCTCGCCGTGCACGAGCACGTCCAGCCCGATGGCCTCCTGGCGGGCGATCGTTTCGGCGATGGTGGCTTCCAGAAACTGCTCGTAGGCCGCGCGGGACAGCTCGCCCCGCCGGAAAGCCGCACGCTTCCGGCGCAGCTCGTCGGTCTGGGGAAACGACCCGATCGTGGTGGTGGGCAGCAGGGGCAGCTTCAGTCGCGCGCGCTGCAGCGCGTAGCGCTCGGCAAAAGGACGGCCCCGGCGGGTCATCTCGGGCGAAAGCGCAGCCAGGCGCCGGCGCACTTCCGGATCGATCCGACGCGGGGAGGTCAGACGTTCCTGGCGCGCCCGGCGGGCGGCTTCGAGCCGATCGTGTACGGCCGCCTCGCCCTCGTTGATCAGGCGTTTGAGCGTGACCAGCTCCTCGAGTTTCTGGCGGGCGAAGGCCAGCCAGGGACGGATTTCCGGGTCGAGTTCGGATTCGGCGTCCAGGTCGATCGGCACGTGCAGCAGCGAGCAGGAGGGACCGATCCAGACCCGCTCGCGGCCGAGCGCGTCGACGGCCCGCCGCAGCATGGCGGCGGCCGCGTCGAGATCGGTGCGCCAGACATTGCGGCCGTCCACCAGCCCCAGCGAGAGGATGCGGTCTTCGGGCAGGTGGGCCAGGGCCGGCTCGAGCTGCTCGGGCGCGCGCACCAGGTCGAGGTGGACGGCCGCCACCGGCAGCGAGCACGCCAACGGCAGGTTTTCCTCGAGGCCGCCGAAGTAGGTGGTCAGCACGAGTGCCGGGTGTTCGGGCCGGCTCAGCGCCGCATAGGCCTGCTGGAAGGCCTGGCGAGCGCCGGGCGGCAGGTCGCGCACCAGACAGGGCTCGTCCATCTGCACGTAGCGGGCGCCGGCCGCCTTCAGGCGGCACAGCACCTCGGCATAAACGGGCAGCAGACGATCGAGTAGCGTCAGCGGGTCGAAGTGGGCCACCGTCGCCCGGCCCAGCAGCAGGAACGAGACCGGTCCCAGCAACACCGGCCGCGTTTCGATGCCCAGTGCCTTTGCTTCCAGATACTCGTCGATGGGTTTCGTGAAAGCGAGCCGGAAGGTCTGCTCCGGGTGGAATTCAGGCACCAGGTAGTGATAGTTCGTGTCGAACCACTTCGTCATTTCCAGCGGCGGCACGCCGGTGCCTTCCAGTCCCCGGGCTTCCAGCTCTTTTTCCTGGACGCCCCGGGCCATGGCAAAGTAGGTGGCCAGGTCGACGGTATCGCCTTGCCAGCCGAAGCGTTCGGGCACGGCGCCCACGAGCGCGATCGTGTCGAGCACGTGGTCGTAGAGCGAGAAGTCGTTTGAGGGAATCTGGTCGATCCCGGCCTCCTGTTGCCATTGCCAGTGCCGGGCGCGGAGCCGGCGTGCCGTCTCCAGCAATTCGTTTTCCGAGACCTGTCCGGCCCAGTAGCCCTCGACGGCCCACTTCAGTTCACGCGCGAGCCCGATGCGGGGAAAACCAAGATTCGTTGCCTGGATCATGGATCGTTTACGTTAAAGGGTTGAAGGAGTACTACGGCAAGGATCTGGTACACGGCCAGTAAGCCCCGGAACCGGTCGCTGACACTTCGTGCCTGACTGCAAGCAAGTCTCCGCCGGTAGTAAGCCACGGAGGCGCAGCCGAAGTGACGTCGGAAAACGGCTTTTTCCTGGGCAGATGGCGCGCGTTCGCGACATCCTGGCGGCCCGATGCCGCAGTGCGATTATGGCTGTTCCGAAACATGCCAGGCCGCATAGGCAAGCGCCTGGTAGATGTCTTCGGCTTCCAGCTCCGGATAGGCTTCCAGCACCTCCTGTACGGTTTTACCCGAGGCCAGCAGCTTCAGGATGGTGCTGACCGTGATGCGCGTTCCCCGGATGGTGGGCTGACCCAGACAGATTTCCGGGTTGATCGTGATGCGATCCAGTGGTTTCATCTTGCTGTTTTGTTTTGCGTTGAGACCGGCTGGTTCCAATCCAGTTCCTCCTGCTCATTCATCCCACGAGAGTGCAGCGGCCTGCTGGTATTCGGTGACCCGCGTCTCGAAAAAGTTCTTTTCCTTGAGCAGGTCGATCGTTTCGCTCATCCAGGGGAACGGGTTTTTCGAGCCGTAGCGGGCTTTCAGACCGATGCGCTCCAGACGTCGGTCGGCGATGTACTGGACGTACTCCCGGAACATGGGCGCCGTCAGGCCCAGCACGCCGCGCGGCAGGCAGTCGTAGGCGTAGGCCACTTCCAGCTCGACGGCCTCTTCGATGAGCTGCTGCACCTCGCGCTGAAACTCGGGCGTCCACAGTTCGGGATTTTCGGCCTTGATACCGTTGATCAGGTCGATCCCGAAGTTCAGATGGATCGTCTCGTCGCGCAGGATGTACTGAAACTGCTCGCCGATGCCGGTCATCTTGTTCTGGCGGTGGAAGGAGAGGATCATCGCGAAGCCGCTGTAGAAGAAGATCCCCTCCATGATCACGTAGTAGCCGATCAGGTTTTTCAGAAAGGCCTGAGCGCCTTCGACGGTGGCCGTGGTGAAGTCGGGCCGCAGCACTTCGCGCGTCAGCTCCATTTCGAATTCGTCCTTGCGGGCCACGGCCGGGATTTCGCGGTACATGTTGAAGACTTCGCCCTCGTCGAGGCCCAGGCTTTCGACGATGTAGAGGAAGGCGTGCGTGTGGATGGCTTCCTCGAAGGCCTGGCGGAGCAGGTACTGGCGGCACTCCGGGTTCGTGACGTGGCGAAAGATGGCCAGCACGATGTTGTTGCCCACCAGGCTTTCGGCCGTGGCGAAAAAGCCCAGGTTGCGCAGGATGACCAGCCGTTCGTCGTCGGTCAGCTTATCGGAGCGCCACAGCTCGATGTCGCGGGCCATGGGGATTTCGCTGGGCATCCAGTGGTTTTTGCAGCCGTTGAGGTAGTGCTCCCAGGCCCAGGCATACTTGATGGGCATGAGCTGGTTGACGTCCACCTCGTGGCAGTTGATCAGGCGCTTGTCTTCGACGCGGATGCGGCGCGATCCGAAAGCGGGAAGCTCCATCATGGCTGTACTCGGTTTTGGTGTGGGACGGGAATGTTGAACAGAGATCACTGGCAGGCTTCGCAGCTTTCGTCGTCCGGCGAGCAGGCGGGGCCGTCGCGGCGGACGACGATGTCGCTCGACGGTGAGCGGCTTTTCATCCAGCGGGGCTGGATGCCGCGGCGGTTGATGTCGAGCGTGGATTTTTCGATCTGGGTGGCGGCCAGCGCCCGCAGGTAGTAGGTGGTCTTCAGGCCGAGTTGCCAGGCGAGCTGGTACATCTCGCTGAGCTTGCGGCCGCTGGGTTCGGCCAGATACAGGTTGAGCGACTGGCTCTGGTCGATCCACTTCTGGCGCCGGGCCGCGCACTCGATGAGCCAGCGCGGTTCGATTTCGAAGGCTGTCCGGTAGCGCGCTTTCAGCTCGGGCGGGATGCGGTCGATTTCCTGCACCGAGCCGTCGTAGTACT from Rhodothermus marinus carries:
- the metE gene encoding 5-methyltetrahydropteroyltriglutamate--homocysteine S-methyltransferase, which encodes MIQATNLGFPRIGLARELKWAVEGYWAGQVSENELLETARRLRARHWQWQQEAGIDQIPSNDFSLYDHVLDTIALVGAVPERFGWQGDTVDLATYFAMARGVQEKELEARGLEGTGVPPLEMTKWFDTNYHYLVPEFHPEQTFRLAFTKPIDEYLEAKALGIETRPVLLGPVSFLLLGRATVAHFDPLTLLDRLLPVYAEVLCRLKAAGARYVQMDEPCLVRDLPPGARQAFQQAYAALSRPEHPALVLTTYFGGLEENLPLACSLPVAAVHLDLVRAPEQLEPALAHLPEDRILSLGLVDGRNVWRTDLDAAAAMLRRAVDALGRERVWIGPSCSLLHVPIDLDAESELDPEIRPWLAFARQKLEELVTLKRLINEGEAAVHDRLEAARRARQERLTSPRRIDPEVRRRLAALSPEMTRRGRPFAERYALQRARLKLPLLPTTTIGSFPQTDELRRKRAAFRRGELSRAAYEQFLEATIAETIARQEAIGLDVLVHGEPERSDMVEYFAEQLQGFLVTRNGWVQSYGTRCVRPPILYGDVARRGPMTVRWTTFAQRCTARPVKGILTGPVTILQWSFVRDDQPRADTCRQIALALRDEVADLEAAGIAVIQIDEPALREGLPLRRRERPAYLKWAVECFRLASCVVRDETQIHTHMCYADFEDILEAIAALDADVISIEAARSRMALLEAFRRFRYPNAIGPGVYDIHSPRVPSVEEIETLLERALEVIPAERLWVNPDCGLKTRRWAEVEPALRHMVEAARRLRARVTAEAM
- a CDS encoding DUF433 domain-containing protein, which gives rise to MKPLDRITINPEICLGQPTIRGTRITVSTILKLLASGKTVQEVLEAYPELEAEDIYQALAYAAWHVSEQP
- a CDS encoding ribonucleotide-diphosphate reductase subunit beta; protein product: MMELPAFGSRRIRVEDKRLINCHEVDVNQLMPIKYAWAWEHYLNGCKNHWMPSEIPMARDIELWRSDKLTDDERLVILRNLGFFATAESLVGNNIVLAIFRHVTNPECRQYLLRQAFEEAIHTHAFLYIVESLGLDEGEVFNMYREIPAVARKDEFEMELTREVLRPDFTTATVEGAQAFLKNLIGYYVIMEGIFFYSGFAMILSFHRQNKMTGIGEQFQYILRDETIHLNFGIDLINGIKAENPELWTPEFQREVQQLIEEAVELEVAYAYDCLPRGVLGLTAPMFREYVQYIADRRLERIGLKARYGSKNPFPWMSETIDLLKEKNFFETRVTEYQQAAALSWDE